The genomic stretch GACTCCGGGGTTTGAACAGGAGTTTTTACATCGAAAAGGGTATGATATGCGTTGTTATCTGCCGGCTATGATGGGATATATCGTAGGTTCGGTGTCTCAGAGTGACGGTTTCCTATATGATATGCGCCGTACAATGGCTGATATGATTTCTGATAATTATTACGGCACGTTGCAAAAATTAAGTGATAAGGCGGGAGTGAATCTGACAGCACAGGCTGTGGGGAACGGATTGAGCCTGGTGGCGGATAATCTTCAGGCAAAAGGACGTGTTAATAAACCACAAGGTGAATTCTGGACTTCACATCCTGATGGAGGGTATGATGTGAAGGAAACTTCATCTGCCGCTCATTTTTACGGAAAGCCTATTGCTTCAGCGGAAGCTTTTACCGGCAGCCGTTATTATCACTGTTTTGCAGATCAGAAAAATTCGGCGGATTATGCTTATGCTTTTGGAGTGAATGAATTTGTGTTATGTGCGTCTGCTTATCAGCCTTGGATTGATAAATATCCGGGTAGTACGGCTGGCGGCAAGCATTATTGTCTGAATAGGAACAATACTTACTGGGAATATAGCCGCCCGTTCTGGGATTATCAGGCACGTTGTTCCGCATTGATGCGTAAAGGAGTGCCTGTTGTCGATATATGTGTGTATTTGGGACAGAATCCGCCGGTGAAATTGGTAACTTATCGCCTTCCTGAAATCCCCGAAGGTTATGATTTTGATGTTTGTACAGCTGAGGCATTAGTAGGGCGTACGATGGCTGTGGATGGTCGGTTGACCTTACCGACAGGAATTAGTTATAGTTTATTGGTGATTCAGCGTAATAATGATATGCCCTTGCATGTGTTGCGTCATATAGCTGGTTTAGTTAAAGGAGGTGTCATCGTTTGTGGGCCACGTCCGGATGGTTCCGATTCCTTGAAAGATAAAGCGGAATCGGAAGAATATCGAGCATTGGTTGATGAGTTGTGGGGAGAGTTGACTACTGTATCACAGATCCGTAAAGTCGGTAAGGGGAAAATTTATGAAAATATTCCATTGTCGGAGGTTTTGAAATATGAAAATATTCGTCCTGATATAGCAATAAAAAGTGGTAATACAGCGAAGGATAAAGTTTATTTTGTTCATCGTCGTTTATCGGATGCCGATGTGTATTTTTTGAATAATCATAGTGACAGAGCTTTTCATGATACTGTCCGGTTGCGTACGGATGCCCGACAGGCGGAATATTGGGATGCTGTGACTGGGCAACGTTATATGATACCTGTAAAAGCATCCGGAGAAAAAGGTATGTTGTTGAACTTGACTTTGGCTCCTCGTGAGTCTGGATTTATAGTGACTTCAAATAATCAGGCAACCGGTTTATTGCCGATAATAGCGGATGTACAAGAAACAATTACTCCGATTGAGGGTAGTTGGAATGTTTATTTTGATCCTCGCTGGGGTGGTCCCGGGAAAGTCGTTTTTGACGAATTGATAGATTGGACAGTGCATGCCGATACAGGTATCCGTTATTATTCAGGCACGGCGGTTTATCATAAAGAATTAAATCTGGCGATACCTGCTCAAAATGAACGGTTACTGCTTCGTTTTCCTCGCTTAGGTTCCTTAGCGCGTGTCTGGGTAAATGGAAAAGAAGTCGTTACTGTATGGTGCTCTCCTTGGGAGGCTGATATAACCTCTTATGTCCATGAGGGTAAAAATAATCTAAAAATAGAGGTGGTTAATTCATTGATGAACCGTATGATTGGGGATGCCTCACTTCCTGAATCTGAGAGGTTTACTTATGCTTATCCTCAAATAGCTACTCCGACTGATAAACTTGTGCCTTCGGGTATTATGGAGCAATTGAATTTGGTGTACCGACAGTGTCAGTAACAGGAAAATGCGTTTACATATCAATCAGGAACAAAACACTAAAATATTATACTTTATGAATTTACGTACTATTTTTATTTCATCGTTTCTGTCATTGAGCAGCCTGGGGGTGTTGGCTCAGGAACGGATTAATTTAAGCGGTACATGGCAATTTGCATTTGCCGCTAATCAAAAGGAGGCGGACCGTTTGGAAAGGTTTTATACGTCTGATTTTGCTAAAAGCAAATTTAAGTCAACTCCTGTTCCATCCAATTGGGCCTTGTTGGGATATGAAGAACCGGTTTATCGAGGATTCAAGGATAATCAAGCCGGTGAGGGATTTTATGTGAGGGAGTTTACAATTCCTCAGGATTGGAAAGACAAACGTATCTTGTTGCATTTCGGTGGTGTATGGTCATCGGCTGAAGTTTGGCTCAACGGGAACGAACTGGGGCGTCATGATTGCGGATATACTTCTTTTGCTTTTGATGTGACGAATAAGCTGAAAGTGGATGAGCCTAACAAACTGGCTGTCAGGGTAAGGCAGATCACCCGTGAGTATAAGTTTGATGTTTGTGATGACTGGACTTGGGGAGGTATTTATAGAGATGTAACTTTGGAGGCTATGCCGGCTAAACGATGGATTGATGATGTGGTGGTGCAGACAACTTTTGACCATTTGTTTCAAGATGCGAATCTGGACATACGGGTGATGATCAGTGATAAGCATAAGAATACATTGCCCGGAAATTATCCTAGTCCCGGCGAGCCTTATAAGCTATGTTTCACACTCACTGACAAAGAAGGCAAAGAGGTGGCACAAAGACAAATGGCTATACCTGCCCATGTTTCGACGGATCGGGAGATTTGTTTGAGCTTGCCGGTTGAGGCTCCGCA from Phocaeicola dorei encodes the following:
- a CDS encoding glycosyl hydrolase is translated as MENNKMFKSLYDRILSVKFLNTVLIGCAVMGGACSLSHPITDMTTKEKAWEEFSHPVDSTRTKVWWFHGETETTREGITADLEAYKRAGIGGVVYYDQVHGKAENALPALSPAWWDMLRFAASEAKRIGLSFEVNLSNGFVAGGPWITKRLGMQRLIASDTLVSGDQHFSAILSKPGKDECWDVAVLAFPATRQNWETSYHRRPRITTTPSHILGKSLFQPDGTLVTIPARAAGESVLVNLDFGEDFTARSISYQVRPRGAKSSTGAMNPPGHPAESFYGLGYQKLPDIGQLEVSNDGINYERVCDLKPIYQTPSNRWIQKTISFPAVKARYFRLNFHDWYLPKDTRPDLVIGNFSLSSRARMDQWEERAALYSEYIQRNLTPPYEGEETIDPEKIVDLTDKMDSEGKLEWEVPAGEWVIMRFAHEPTGGPLRHGRANLMGLECDKMSVEAVTVQWENYTKPILDSLAAIGCLPAGVTMDSHEAGSQNWTPGFEQEFLHRKGYDMRCYLPAMMGYIVGSVSQSDGFLYDMRRTMADMISDNYYGTLQKLSDKAGVNLTAQAVGNGLSLVADNLQAKGRVNKPQGEFWTSHPDGGYDVKETSSAAHFYGKPIASAEAFTGSRYYHCFADQKNSADYAYAFGVNEFVLCASAYQPWIDKYPGSTAGGKHYCLNRNNTYWEYSRPFWDYQARCSALMRKGVPVVDICVYLGQNPPVKLVTYRLPEIPEGYDFDVCTAEALVGRTMAVDGRLTLPTGISYSLLVIQRNNDMPLHVLRHIAGLVKGGVIVCGPRPDGSDSLKDKAESEEYRALVDELWGELTTVSQIRKVGKGKIYENIPLSEVLKYENIRPDIAIKSGNTAKDKVYFVHRRLSDADVYFLNNHSDRAFHDTVRLRTDARQAEYWDAVTGQRYMIPVKASGEKGMLLNLTLAPRESGFIVTSNNQATGLLPIIADVQETITPIEGSWNVYFDPRWGGPGKVVFDELIDWTVHADTGIRYYSGTAVYHKELNLAIPAQNERLLLRFPRLGSLARVWVNGKEVVTVWCSPWEADITSYVHEGKNNLKIEVVNSLMNRMIGDASLPESERFTYAYPQIATPTDKLVPSGIMEQLNLVYRQCQ